GATAATTTAAAAAATCTAATCGATAAAAATCCAAAAGAAGAATCTAATTATATAGCTTTAATTTTTTTATATTCTAATAATAATGAAGAAGGTAAAGTAATGGAAGTTGCCAAAAAATTAGAAAAAGTAATTCCAGAATCAGTTTGGGCACAAGTAAGTTTGTTTAAAAACTATCTCGAAAATAATGATGGTGTGAGTGCTGTCAAATCTATGAATATAGTTTTGGCAAGTCCTAAAGTTGATTCTAAAATAAAACACAGAATCTTTAATGAATTTTTACTTTTCTCAAATGCAAATCCTCAATTTACTGCTGATTTGGATAATGCAATTGGTTATTTTAAAAATGATGCAACCGTAAATGTTGCTAAGGAAATAGGTAAATTTTATCACAATAAAAAACAATGGGATAAAGCAATTAAGTATTATGAGATGTCGGAGAGAAGCAATTCAGAAGTCGATTTGGAGACCAATTTACTTTGGCTTCAAGCCAATACCGAACTCAAACAATTTGAACCTGTACTCAAAAAAGCTATAGTGATGATTGACACTTATCCAGCCGAACCTCAGTTTTATTATTATGCAGGAATGGCCAATAACCAATTGAAATTTTTCAAAAAAGCTAAAGATATTCTTGAAATGGGATTTGATTATGTGGTTGAAAATAAAGATCTAGAAATCAATTTCAATATTCAACTGGGGGAAGCCTATAGTGGTTTAGGCGATGTAGCCAAGAAAGAATTATATTTTAACAAAGCCAATCAATTATTAAAAGGGAAAAAATAATGAATCGATTTATAACAAGATTACTTTTTGTTTGTATAATATGCGTGAGCAGTTCACTACTATTGGTGTCCTGTAAAGTAAAGGGAAAAGTTGTAGAGCAAAGTAAAAAAGAAGATTCGAATAGCATTTCAGCTGAACGAATTTTAAAAAACTATTATGCAAATAAGAGCGATTTTAAAACACTATACATAAAATCCAATGTAAAATATAATGACGAAAAACAATCTCAAAACTTAACTGCTGAAATCAAGATAAAAAAAGATGAACAAATTTTGGTAAGTATTCGTTTTCTGGGAATTACTATGGCAAAAGCATTGATAACACCAGCTTCTGTAAGTTATTATGAAAAGTTAAATGGAACTTATTTTGAAGGAGATTTTAGTTCATTAAGTAAATGGCTCGGAACAGATTTAGATTTCAATAAAGTTCAAAATATACTAATTGGTCAGGCAATAGATGATTTAACCAAAGGAAAATACAAAGACTCGTTAGTTGATCAATCCTATCGATTGGAAGATCTTTCAAAAAGTAACACTAAAAAATATTTCTTTTTTAACAAAGATTCATTTTTATTAAATAAGCAGGAGATTACCCAAACTGCTGAAAATAGAAAGATTGAAGTTTTGTATTCGGATTATAAAAAGTATAATGAATCCCCGATTCCATCTGATATTGCTATTAATGCTGAACAGGATAAAGGAAAGACCGAAATTAATTTGGGATACAATACCATAACCATAAACGAAGAACTTAATTTTCCATATAGTGTGCCAAATGGCTATAAAAGAATTTTAATTAAGTAAATTTGAACCAATATAATTGTAAAATGCGAAAATTTCTCTTAGGACTATTTTTTTTATGCATGACCTCAGTAATCTGGGGGCAAGAGACGCAACAAGAAAAATTAGAAAAGCGTAAAGCCGAAATTCAACAAGAAATTTTGGACAATGAAAAGTTATTAAAAACGGTAAAGAAAAAAGAAAAATCTGCCGTTAATGTGATTATTTTGCAAAGTAATAAAATTAAGCTAAAAGAAAAATTGATTCATACTACCGAGAAGCAAACTAAAATTCTTGGGAATGACATGTATATTAATCAATTAAAAATCAATAAGCTGAATAGAGAGCTAGTGATTCTTAAGGAAGATTATGCAAAGATGATTGTCAAATCATATAAAAGCAGATCTGAACAAAGTCGAGCTATGTTTTTATTATCATCGGAGAATTTTTTACAAGCCTACAAAAGAGCCCAGTATATGAAGCAATATACAGGATATAGAAAAATGCAAGGCGAAGAAATTAAATCGAAAACGGATCAACTTTTAGGTTTTAATGATAAGTTGAATGCTCAAAAAATAGCCAAGAAAAAATTATTAGCCGAAAACAATAAAGAGAAATTATCTCTTGAAAAGGAAAAAAAGGAACAATTGAAATTGGTGAATTCAATTAAAAAAGACAAGAAGAAAATCACTTCCGATATTAAAAGAAAACAAACAGAGTCCAGAGCTATTGATCGTCAAATTGATCGTTTAATTCGTGAAGCTATCGCTGAGGCTAACAGGAAGGCAGCAAGTGAAAATCCAAATGCTCCAGCTGCAGCTTATACATCATCTAGAATAGTATTAACAGCTGAAGCTAAAATATTAGCTGATAATTTTAGAGCTAATAAAGGAAAACTGCCTTGGCCTGTTGAAAAAGGTTTTGTGTCATTAGGCTATGGTGAACAACCACATCCAGTTTATCCAAGTCTTGTAATTCACAATAGTGGAGTAGAAATTACAACAGAACAAGGATCAAATGCCAGAGCTGTTTTTGCTGGAGAAGTAACGAGTGTTATCGTTTTATCTCCTGTAAACAAAGCAGTAATGATACAACATGGGGATTGTTTTACTGTGTATCAGAATTTAAGTTCGGTTTTTGTGTCCAAAGGAGAGAAAGTAACCATCAAACAAAATTTGGGAAAAATTAGAACGAATGGTGAGGGAAAAACAATTTTGAAGTTTACAATTTCACAAAATACAACCTACAATAATCCGGCAAGTTGGTTGTATAATATGTAAGGATTACTATAAAAATATTAACAGCACTATTTTATTTACAAAAGTAAGATAGTGCTGTTTTTTCATAAAATCATTCATTAAGTTTGCATTATATATAATTTACGATGTTAAAATATTTTCTAAGTTTCATTTTTCTAATAACGACTGCTGTAATCTGGAGTCAAGATAATCAGCAAAAAAAATTAGAAGAGCGTAAAGTTAAAATCCAACAGGAGATTCGAGAAAACGAAACAAAACTTCAAACGGTAAAGAAAAAAGAAAAAACAGCTACCAAAGCGATAGTTTTACAAAGCAATAAGATTAAACTTAAAGAAGAATTAATTGCAACTACCGAAAAGCAAAAGACACTTCTTGGAAATTCAATTTCGGTTAATCAAGCACAAATAAATAAATTAGAAAAGGAACTTGAATTACTCAAAGCAGATTATGCTAAGATGATTGTTCAATCCTATAAAAGCCGTTCTGAAGAGAGTCGAGCCATGTTTTTATTATCCTCAGAGAGTTTTTTACAAGCTTATAAGAGAGCTCAATATATGAAACAATATACCAATTATAGGAAAATACAAGGAGAAGAAATACAATCTAAAACGTATACTTTATATACGTTTAATGCAAAATTGGATGTTCAAAAAAGTGCCAAAGAGCAGCTTATAGTTGAAAATGATAAAGAAAGATTGTCTTTAGAAAATGAAAAACAAGAGCAAGAAAAGCTTGTTGCCTCTTTAAAGAAAGATAAAAATAAAATTATTGCAGAGATCAAAAAAAGACAACAAGAGTCAAAATCTATAGACAAAAAAATTGATAAATTAATTCGTGAAGCTATTGCTGAAGCCAATAGAAAAGCAGCGAGAGAAAAAGCAGCGAGAGAAAAAGCAAAAGCTGATGCTATAGCAAAAGCTAATGCTATTGCCAAAGCCAATGCCTTGGAAAAGGCTAAAGCATTAGAAAAGAAAAAAGAGATTGAAAAAGCAAATGCATTGGCAGCTGCAAAAGCTAAAGCCAATTCTAAACCGATTCCAAAACCGATTCCAATTCCAAAAGAAGTTGAAAAAGCAATCGCAAAAGTTGAAACTAATGTAGAAACAATTAAAGTCCCTATTAAAGAACCTGTAGCCGTTTCTACTACTAAAATGGATTTGACTTCAGATGGTAAAGTAGATTCAGATAATTTTAAAGCGAACAAAGGTAAATTACCTTGGCCAGTAGAGAGAGGATTTATTTCTTTGGGATTTGGTGATCAGGCACATCCAGTATATAAAGCGTTGGTAATTCACAATAGTGGTTTAGAATTTTCGACAGATTCAGGTTCAAATGCTAGAGCTGTTTTTGGAGGAGTAGTGGCAAGTGTTATTATTATTTCTCCAGTAAATAAAGTAGTTATGTTACAACATGGAGATTTCTTTACTTTATACCAAAACTTGACTTCAGTGAGTGTGAGTAAAGGAGATAAAATAAGCATCAAACAAGCATTGGGTAAAATTAGAACCAACGGAGAAGGCAAAACAATATTAAAATTTGCAATTACTCAAAACACTACTTATGCCAATCCAAGATCTTGGCTATCGAGTAAATAGCAGAAAAAATTTAATAAAAAATTAAATCATCTTCTCAATATTATAAATTATATTTGATAAAATTTAAACTAGAAAATCATGAATTCGAATAACCCTTTTTTAAATAACAAAACATTTTCTACAGCTGCTTCCAGAAAA
The Flavobacterium sp. 5 DNA segment above includes these coding regions:
- a CDS encoding lipopolysaccharide assembly protein LapB encodes the protein MVKKWTFILTLSILLSNTTTVLAQAEPEEIKMEGDKFQDFFYESLFQKSIENYDKSLAALDQCLKLKPNDATIYFEMGKNYLASKDYKNAYSSFEHATQIDSNNKWFWVGLYDVCYETKDFNQAIIIVDKIIPFDAEYKEDLVSLYMVTKQYDKALAGINELNEKVGKTERREMYKMEILSEGKFQNSEVDNLKNLIDKNPKEESNYIALIFLYSNNNEEGKVMEVAKKLEKVIPESVWAQVSLFKNYLENNDGVSAVKSMNIVLASPKVDSKIKHRIFNEFLLFSNANPQFTADLDNAIGYFKNDATVNVAKEIGKFYHNKKQWDKAIKYYEMSERSNSEVDLETNLLWLQANTELKQFEPVLKKAIVMIDTYPAEPQFYYYAGMANNQLKFFKKAKDILEMGFDYVVENKDLEINFNIQLGEAYSGLGDVAKKELYFNKANQLLKGKK
- a CDS encoding DUF4292 domain-containing protein; this translates as MNRFITRLLFVCIICVSSSLLLVSCKVKGKVVEQSKKEDSNSISAERILKNYYANKSDFKTLYIKSNVKYNDEKQSQNLTAEIKIKKDEQILVSIRFLGITMAKALITPASVSYYEKLNGTYFEGDFSSLSKWLGTDLDFNKVQNILIGQAIDDLTKGKYKDSLVDQSYRLEDLSKSNTKKYFFFNKDSFLLNKQEITQTAENRKIEVLYSDYKKYNESPIPSDIAINAEQDKGKTEINLGYNTITINEELNFPYSVPNGYKRILIK
- a CDS encoding murein hydrolase activator EnvC, yielding MRKFLLGLFFLCMTSVIWGQETQQEKLEKRKAEIQQEILDNEKLLKTVKKKEKSAVNVIILQSNKIKLKEKLIHTTEKQTKILGNDMYINQLKINKLNRELVILKEDYAKMIVKSYKSRSEQSRAMFLLSSENFLQAYKRAQYMKQYTGYRKMQGEEIKSKTDQLLGFNDKLNAQKIAKKKLLAENNKEKLSLEKEKKEQLKLVNSIKKDKKKITSDIKRKQTESRAIDRQIDRLIREAIAEANRKAASENPNAPAAAYTSSRIVLTAEAKILADNFRANKGKLPWPVEKGFVSLGYGEQPHPVYPSLVIHNSGVEITTEQGSNARAVFAGEVTSVIVLSPVNKAVMIQHGDCFTVYQNLSSVFVSKGEKVTIKQNLGKIRTNGEGKTILKFTISQNTTYNNPASWLYNM
- a CDS encoding murein hydrolase activator EnvC, translating into MLKYFLSFIFLITTAVIWSQDNQQKKLEERKVKIQQEIRENETKLQTVKKKEKTATKAIVLQSNKIKLKEELIATTEKQKTLLGNSISVNQAQINKLEKELELLKADYAKMIVQSYKSRSEESRAMFLLSSESFLQAYKRAQYMKQYTNYRKIQGEEIQSKTYTLYTFNAKLDVQKSAKEQLIVENDKERLSLENEKQEQEKLVASLKKDKNKIIAEIKKRQQESKSIDKKIDKLIREAIAEANRKAAREKAAREKAKADAIAKANAIAKANALEKAKALEKKKEIEKANALAAAKAKANSKPIPKPIPIPKEVEKAIAKVETNVETIKVPIKEPVAVSTTKMDLTSDGKVDSDNFKANKGKLPWPVERGFISLGFGDQAHPVYKALVIHNSGLEFSTDSGSNARAVFGGVVASVIIISPVNKVVMLQHGDFFTLYQNLTSVSVSKGDKISIKQALGKIRTNGEGKTILKFAITQNTTYANPRSWLSSK